In a genomic window of Oncorhynchus kisutch isolate 150728-3 linkage group LG9, Okis_V2, whole genome shotgun sequence:
- the LOC116375233 gene encoding evolutionarily conserved signaling intermediate in Toll pathway, mitochondrial-like: MLMETKDEDRIHDRSLITHDDLFDRVARKAKTKATFNGVVDVFSKRGIWRRGHVEFIYAALKKVPEFGVERDLTVYNKLLDVFPKEVFVPRNFIQCMFNHYPRHQECGVHLLEQMENSGGWGVGGSGMLVFYIYCFPHDLFQQRWYHVLYNQFKHANPFPVPLQLPGDLVDLASLSLNRIVNNLYFIYQLSLARCNSR; the protein is encoded by the exons AGGACGAGGATAGAATACATGACAGGTCACTGATAACTCATGATGACCTGTTTGACAGGGTGGCCAGGAAGGCCAAGACCAAAGCCACCTTCAACGGAGTGGTGGATGTCTTCAGTAAGAGGGGAATATGGCGTCGAGGTCACGTAGAGTTCATTTACGCAGCCTTGAAGAAGGTGCCAGAGTTCGGTGTGGAGCGGGACCTTACAGTTTACAACAAGCTGTTGGATGTTTTCCCCAAGGAGGTGTTTGTGCCCAGGAACTTTATCCAGTGCATGTTCAACCACTACCCCCGACACCAGGAGTGCGGGGTGCACCTGCTGGAACAGATGGAGAACTCTGGtggttggggggtggggggcagtGGTATGTTAGTGTTTTACATTTACTGTTTCCCCCACGATTTGTTTCAGCAGCGGTG GTATCATGTTCTGTATAATCAG TTCAAGCACGCCAACCCCTTCCCCGTCCCCCTGCAGCTCCCTGGGGACCTTGTTGACTTGGCCAGCCTCAGTCTCAACCGCATCGTTAACAACCTATATTTCATTTATCAGTTATCATTGGCTAGGTGCAACTCCAGATGA